The region CGGCGGGGAAGAGTCGTGTTACGTCATCGCCCTGGAGGGGCGCCGGGGCGGGAAGGTCGTTATTCCAGCCGCAAGGGCGGTCGAGCACGGCCTGAGAAGACCCATGAGCTCCAAGGAGGTGGAGGGGGTCATGGAGGTGCTGGCCGAGCCCCTGGCCGAGGACCCGGACGAGGAGGACTTCCCCTCGCAGACGGCCTTTTACGGGGAGCTGAAGGAGGAGTTGCGAACCGGCCAATCGGTGGCCCTGGCACGGGTCGTCCGCCGCGTGTACGTTTTCAGCCTCACCAATGCCATTACCGATATCCATCTGAAGGAGCTCGATCGTTACGCAATGTCCGAGCTCGTCGATGAGCTTGCCGACGCCGATGAGACGACAAAGGCGGCGACCCTTCGCACAATCCGCTCAACCCTGAAGCGAGCCACACCTCGGGATCTGCTCCGCTGAATGACCACCCTCACCTGAGCAAACCGACCTCAAGCAACCGCTCGGCGATGGACTAATAACCCGCCCTTGCGGGCTTGTCGTCCCTTTCACGGTATGGGAATCTCGAAGACGAGTATGCGGTCATCGGCCGCGTCGTGGACGGGTACGACGACCTGACCCGTCACAAGCCGGTCTTTGTTTAGGCCGAAGAAGACGAATCCGTTGGCACGGCTCTGAGGGCCCAGAAGGCGACCGGCGAGGGATACCTCCAGGTAGCTCTGGGCGACCTCAGGGCTCGCCCTGGTGCCAAAACCTATAATACCAACGCCCACCGAGGGAGTCCCCAAGCCGCCGGCGAAGCCCCGGCGCTCGATGCCCTCTGCCACCTGGGTGACCTGCAGTCGGGGGTGGCTTTCGCCATTGGCATCTTTGAAGGTAATCTGGTTGGTGTAGACAAAGAACTTCTTCGGCCCGTCGTTCTTGAAGATAAGGTTAACGGCCAACAGTCCTTTGCGGACGAGCTCCACGCCGAAGACGGCCTTGGACTTGTCCGGGTCGGCGTAGGGATCGGCGGCGACGGTCAGACCCGCCCGGCTGGCCTTGGCCGGGTAGGCTGATGCCTCCCGTACGGCCGGCGGCGAGATGGACGGTGGCGCGCAGCCAGCCCCAGCTAGACTGACACCCAGCACGACTGCCGCGGCTCGCATCACCAGTTGTCTCACGAAAGGACCTCCCTTTTCCAAGCCTACAGCCAGTATACCAGCCGCACCGCCCGGCAGGGAAGGAGGAGAGGTGAATCACGAATCGCTCAGGCGTTGGAAGGGCAGGCGCCTCTGGAAAAGGCGAGATTAAGAGGGGCCAAGGCCGACTGGCGGCTACTCCAGCCGCACGCTGGCCACGTGGGGGAGGTCTCGGTATTGCTCGCTGTAGTCCAACCCGTAGCCGACGACGAAGGCGTCGGGGATGGTGAAGCCAACCCAGTCGGGCGTGAAATCCACCCGGCGCCGGGAAGGCTTATCCAGCATCACACAGGTATGTACGCTCTTGGGCCCCTTGCTCTGGATGTGCTTAAAGAGGTAGGAGAGGGTGTAGCCCGTATCGAAGATGTCGTCCACCAGGAGGACCCGCTCGCCCTCCAGGGACATGGTGATGTCTTTTAGCAGTTGGACGTCGCCGACCGAGGTGGTTTCGGCCCCGTAGGAAGCGGCGTGGACGAAGTCGAAAGTGCAGGGGATGGTGATGCGGCGCAGGAGGTCCACCGTAAAGATGACGCTTCCCTTGAGGACCCCGACGACCACGAGTCGGCCGTGGCGTTCGAACTTACGGGTTATCGCCTCCCCCAGCTCGGCAACCCGGCTGCGTAGCTGCTCCTCGGTCAGGAGGACGTCCTTCAAAGTGATTTTAGGCTGCTTGAGTGTCGTCACGGCGATCCCTGCCCCTGAAAGAAGTAATCTCCCATTGGGATAAATTTAATATAGAGCCCGCAGGTCGGATTCGTCAAGGCAGGGAGGGGAGCGGGACTTAAGGGTCAGGCCTGCCGGGCAGGCTCATCAGGCGGAGGGGCCGCCCAGTATTTAGCGAACTCCCGGGCGAAGGTGAGGGAGCGGAGATCCGGCATCCGGTCGAAGAAGAGGGTGGCCTGGAGGTGGTCGATCTCGTGCTGGAGCACCCTGGCAAAGAAATCCTCGGCCTTGACCGTGAGAGGCTGGCCGCCTCGGTCTAGTGCCTCGACGACGACGCTCCGGTTACGAGGCACCAGGCCTCGCAGCTCACCCGCCGAGAGGCAGCCCTCCCAGTCGGTGACCATCTCCTCGGAGGCCTCGACGATAGATGGGTTGAAGAGCACCGTTAGAGGGACCTCCCCCCGGTCTGCCCGCTCGCCGGCGGCCTCGACTACGATGAGTTGAATGGGATGGTGGACCTGGGGCGCGGCGAGCCCAACTCCTAAGTATTCCCGCATGGTCTCGACCATATCGGCGACGAGCCGCTCCATCTCAGCTCCGCCGATGAGCTCCCGTGGCACGGGCTCGGCTTCATGGCGGAGCACGGGGTGGCCTAGCTGGGCAACCTTCAGGAGAGCCACTGACTCCTCCTACCTGGTTTCGCGCTCCATTAGAAATGCAACTGACGAATGGTGATTCCGGCTTCTTTGAGGAGCGCCTGGGCGCGGGCTCCAAGGGGGTAGCTCTCGTTGTATATTACTTCGGCAATCCCGGCGTTGATTATCATCTTGGTGCACATGAGACAGGGCGAGTATGTGGAATAGAGCGTGGCCTCCCGCACGGAGATGCCGTGGTAGGCCGCCTGGGTGATGGCGTTCTCCTCGGCGTGGGAGCATAGGCA is a window of Nitrospinota bacterium DNA encoding:
- the hpt gene encoding hypoxanthine phosphoribosyltransferase, with the protein product MTLKDVLLTEEQLRSRVAELGEAITRKFERHGRLVVVGVLKGSVIFTVDLLRRITIPCTFDFVHAASYGAETTSVGDVQLLKDITMSLEGERVLLVDDIFDTGYTLSYLFKHIQSKGPKSVHTCVMLDKPSRRRVDFTPDWVGFTIPDAFVVGYGLDYSEQYRDLPHVASVRLE
- the def gene encoding peptide deformylase, producing the protein MALLKVAQLGHPVLRHEAEPVPRELIGGAEMERLVADMVETMREYLGVGLAAPQVHHPIQLIVVEAAGERADRGEVPLTVLFNPSIVEASEEMVTDWEGCLSAGELRGLVPRNRSVVVEALDRGGQPLTVKAEDFFARVLQHEIDHLQATLFFDRMPDLRSLTFAREFAKYWAAPPPDEPARQA